In the Pseudorasbora parva isolate DD20220531a chromosome 23, ASM2467924v1, whole genome shotgun sequence genome, one interval contains:
- the trim47 gene encoding E3 ubiquitin-protein ligase TRIM47: protein MATAGDSRGELQKELVCSICLDYFDDPVILKCGHNFCRMCILMHWEENGGDDVGYQCPECRMVFAKMSFTKNYLVKNLVDKLSDFDYLKTCRPSAPAKPVKMDGKCERHHEELKLYCHTDRKPICVVCRESRAHRHHDVAPVPEVVEDMKSELKLRLIKLNWQKSMCTRVKSTDEQAKSDVKLKKQALKEKIEEDVGALVQFLLDEKDDLLERLEAEAVATIGLIDANLKRVESEAAKVDKAINEIQNHLSDSANFESISNSYLSPCHVNLGVQASNSPPDFSEFTGPFQLIMWKKMMHVLHTMPQNLTLDLDTAHPSLAISDFDTKVEEGRVRSQEPDMPQRFTRFFGVLATAQYSSGKHYWEVDVRDKGVWYLGVTTEYSNRKGFVNLSPSAGYWSLCLQDRLYANEEDSRVPVADYWNSPRVGIFLDYDRGHVTFFDAVTMKRIYNFVTYFDEPVSPFFSPGKNDPGSRLQICHFY, encoded by the exons ATGGCCACAGCCGGAGATTCAAGGGGAGAGCTTCAGAAGGAATTAGTCTGTTCTATTTGCCTCGATTATTTCGACGACCCTGTCATTTTAAAATGCGGTCACAATTTCTGCCGCATGTGTATTTTGATGCACTGGGAGGAAAATGGAGGCGATGATGTTGGTTACCAGTGTCCGGAGTGCAGGATG GTGTTCGCAAAAATGAGTTTCACCAAGAACTACCTGGTTAAAAACTTGGTGGATAAATTGAGCGACTTCGACTATCTGAAGACGTGTAGGCCCTCTGCACCCGCAAAACCCGTGAAAATGGACGGGAAATGTGAGCGACACCACGAGGAACTCAAACTGTACTGCCACACGGACAGAAAGCCCATCTGCGTGGTGTGTCGGGAATCCAGAGCGCACAG ACACCATGATGTTGCTCCTGTACCCGAGGTTGTTGAAGACATGAAG AGTGAGCTCAAGCTAAGACTCATCAAGCTGAACTGGCAGAAATCCATGTGTACTAGAGTAAAGAGCACAGACGAGCAGGCCAAATCCGATGTCAAG CTCAAAAAACAAGCCTTAAAGGAGAAGATTGAGGAAGATGTTGGTGCCCTGGTTCAGTTTCTGTTGGATGAGAAGGATGATCTGTTGGAGAGGTTAGAGGCCGAAGCGGTGGCCACCATCGGGCTGATCGATGCCAACCTGAAGCGTGTGGAGAGCGAGGCAGCCAAAGTGGACAAAGCCATCAATGAAATTCAAAATCACCTGAGTGACAGCGCTAACTTTGAG AGTATCAGTAATTCATACTTAAG CCCTTGCCACGTCAACCTCGGCGTCCAGGCTTCTAACTCCCCTCCAGATTTCTCCGAGTTCACAGGCCCCTTTCAGCTCATTATGTGGAAGAAAATGATGCACGTGTTACACACAA TGCCTCAGAATTTGACTCTAGATTTAGACACCGCTCACCCCTCGTTGGCCATCAGCGACTTCGACACCAAGGTGGAGGAGGGTCGCGTGCGCTCCCAGGAGCCCGACATGCCGCAGCGCTTCACTCGTTTTTTCGGGGTGCTCGCCACCGCCCAGTATTCCAGCGGCAAGCACTACTGGGAGGTGGATGTGCGGGACAAGGGGGTCTGGTATCTGGGCGTCACCACAGAGTACAGCAACCGCAAAGGTTTCGTAAACCTCTCGCCCTCTGCTGGCTACTGGAGCCTGTGTCTCCAAGACCGACTGTACGCCAACGAGGAAGACTCGCGCGTGCCCGTGGCGGACTACTGGAACTCTCCTCGCGTCGGCATCTTCTTAGATTACGACCGGGGCCACGTTACTTTCTTCGACGCCGTCACCATGAAACGCATCTATAACTTTGTCACATACTTTGATGAGCCCGTCTCACCCTTCTTCAGCCCGGGGAAAAACGACCCGGGTAGCCGACTACAAATATGTCATTTCTactga